Genomic DNA from Nicotiana tabacum cultivar K326 chromosome 21, ASM71507v2, whole genome shotgun sequence:
CAATCTGGCTCATTCCCTCAGAAAATTAAAGTAAGTGACTTATGCTACTATTAGTTTTATATGTACAAGTTGTAGTTTGGTGGCCATTTGTTCTCCTGGTTAGATCCAAAATGACATAGATAATGAGGTTACATGTTTTTCAGGATTGCTAATCATACTATTCTTGGATGAGATTTGTATAGATATTTCTAAAAGTTCTTCAAAATGTTAATAATTCAACTTGTTTTGGTTAATGTGCTAATGAGTTTACCAGCCGGAGAAATCTGAACGGCTTCACCAGCAATATGATTACTACTTTTTTGCTTCGAAAAAGCATGGAATGGAGTTGTTATATGGATGATGCTCCGAATTGATTGAGAGAACTTGTAGTTCCTTAGATCATTGACTATGTGCCCCTCCTTTTGGGAATTAATATTACGGGTGTCAAATTTGCCCAGCCAAGCAGATTCTATCCTTTATTTAATTGGTTCAACTGTACCCAATATTTTGACACGAAAtattttaatgaaaaatcattGAAAATTTAACGAACAGTAACTTTTGAACCCATAAGTTTTAAAAGTCCAATGAGTTCCGTGTTAAGAACTTTACAAGTCGAACCCATCAAGTTTAAATTCTACTTTCGCCTCTAAAAGTACAATGGTTTCAGTGTGGGTAACATTAAGCATAACTTTCTTTCAGGAGGTACAACGAAGCAATTACATATTATGAGAGAGCCCTTGCGTTGTCTACGAGAAGTTTAAGTACTTATGCAGGTCTTGCATACACTTATCACCTTCAGGTAATACATCCCTGAAAAGGAAATCTCTGATTGCACAGATTAACAAAACCAGGCTTTGATATGTTTCTCTTGCTATTGTGCAGAACAATTACACTGCAGCTATTACATACTACCACAAGGTGGGTTTTCTACTTAATGTaaatatcctcattttgagaaggATATGGTTTTATCCCTAAAGATTCATTTTAACTAAAACATGAAGGAAATTACTGAAATGGAAaatattgatttttcttttgaaaagttTTACCTATATTTTGCACAATTCAatatttattgtctatttttccGTTTTCCAAACAGGCTTTGTGGCTCAAACCAGATGACCAATTCTGCACAGAAATGTTGACTTCAGCTCTGGTTGATGAAAGCCGCCAAGGGATTGACCCAATGGTTGAATCTCGCTGTGGCGGTCTATTTATCTAATTTGGAACCCGAGGAAAAGAATTCTCTGGTGATgttattaatttgtaattttctaTAATGATTTCTCCAAAAGGTTAGGAAAAAATTTACAAGATATAATTTTGTCTTGTTGTATCATAGACTAGTAGGAGTCGATAAATTTGTATCTGCAGCTAGTTCTAGCAGTTAAAACTCGTACAAGAGTGGATCAGGATTTTTTATAACATAATATGATTgcattcttttttctttctttcttgagtAACATATATGCAAGACGTTATCATTTGTTGGTTTGGTGCAAACACTTTATAATGAGTAAGTTTTTTCTAGAAGCTAACAGATAAGATAATTTAATATTGCTTGTTCTCATTGGCCATAATCCTGATGGCTCGAGAATTTTTGTATTTGAGAATGCGTTGAGTAGGATGAAAAGACAGTCATCATATCATAATATGACCTAAAAAAACAGAAAGAGCTAATTATGCATAAAATTTATTAGATAATAAGGACAGTACCAAGTGTTGTATAGTAATATGCAGAGAGGAATTGAAATTAGACATAATTAGTTCTGGTATGGGCAGTGTTGAGTGGTGGTTTTATCATTATTGCCCTGTTGCTCAATGTTAGACTCAGAAATTGGTGGTCCCTTAAGTAGTCCAGCGAACAGTTGTGCTGGATCATAGTATATCTCAACATCCTCTGCTCTTAGAGATTCATCTACCTGCCAACATAGGAAAAACAACTAGTTAAATCGACAAGTTTTATATAACAGTAGTGAACAACTTAATACTATCTTTTTTTCTTATatactataaaataaaaaaagttggAGAAATTCCTGTTGAGCTTCCGGGTTTGAATCTAAGAAGTATGGGCTCGCCTCTCTACTCTCCCCACAGCTAAAATATTGGTTAGGCTTGGGCCTAGCTAAGATTAAAGTGCTAATTCTTACTACTAAACAGTCTTGGGGGCTAAACTTAACAATGTCATTCCTTTTAGAGCTTTTTTGAAGAATTGTGCTTCATCTAATTTTCTCCTCCCAATAATAACAGCGAACAAGAAGTGGAAGGATAAGAAGTCCAATTAGTCAAAACATAGTTGTTACGTACTTATTATGCTTCTATTTCTAACAAGAAGATATATATATACTGCCTTCTGCTTCTActccaagaagaagaagaagaggaaactcCAAAAATATTCTCTTAAAATTTCtgccaaataaaataaaaaggaaaggacCTTCATTATTCCAACGCCATAAAACTGGACCATCTCACGAGTAGGGGCATGTCCTTTAAAAGGTCCTTCAAAGAAACCCCAATGTCTGAATTTGAAAGTCACAACAGGAGGACCTGTATATACGTTTATCACTTCCCAAGCGAATCCTCTTGGAAAAGCTGATCGAAAAGCATCGTGAGAAGATTCAAAGCTCTCTTCATCTGCTTTGTAGTATTTGAATTCCTCTGGCACTGAACTCTTTAGTAAAGCATTGTAACTTCCCACTTTTAGTGTCTCTTCTGCTGATAGTCCCTCTCTTCCTGTTCACTCCATCGCCAATATATAAATCAAACCTTCTATACCTTTTTAACATGcaaattttcttgatttttattaaaaagatttaaaatatAGATATATGAAGAGTATCTTGGAGTATCAGTCACATTCACATAAATCTTTAAGAGAACGTTTAATTTGTTTTGAATGATTtagat
This window encodes:
- the LOC107777013 gene encoding pathogen-related protein-like, with translation MEGEKERIKMASDKYRKFLHEEQAATAGSIHWRHGGPPIYDAVNHLFEQGRTKVWAEGSLEETVQNAIKSWEMELSHKTRVKDFRTINPEKFKLFVNGREGLSAEETLKVGSYNALLKSSVPEEFKYYKADEESFESSHDAFRSAFPRGFAWEVINVYTGPPVVTFKFRHWGFFEGPFKGHAPTREMVQFYGVGIMKVDESLRAEDVEIYYDPAQLFAGLLKGPPISESNIEQQGNNDKTTTQHCPYQN